Proteins from a genomic interval of Pseudomonas versuta:
- the treZ gene encoding malto-oligosyltrehalose trehalohydrolase, with protein sequence MPSQTLKTWPHGAQLLDAHHTRFTLWAPDAHSVSVELKDGRSLQMLPRPEGWFLLDAPCPKGTRYRYCINGEFEVPDPASRAQDGGLDGYSVVVDPDDYPWQNNQWQGRPWHEAVIYELHVGVLGGYGEVAKQLPRLAQMGITAIELMPLAQFSGERNWGYDGALLYAPHDTYGSPAELKQLIDQAHGLGLMVIVDVVYNHFGPQGNYLPTYANPFFNEQTHTPWGAGINYERREVREFFIGNALMWLLEYRFDGLRLDAVHAINHPGFMHELAHQVRQHVEPARQVWLTLENEANQAFLLENDYNAQWNDDGHNVLHVLLTAETDAYYAEFVEDTTQKLARCLSEGFIFQGQNDRHGNARGEPSSHLPPTAFVLFLQNHDQVGNRALGDRLHELCPPQALRAATALLLLSPMIPLLFMGEESAAPEPFLFFTDYTGELAQAVTEGRRKEFADFSSFNSQNPGPGIPDPNVRSTFEHARPSLARADDGQRNNMLALYQQLLRIRHQSIIPRLADAQSLGAHTLAAGAVAARWLMGDNSVLHIALNLSPRPVSHTAAPDTELLFQSQPDVATQLRDRHLLAPYSALVSLVRAPHQSSPAGERP encoded by the coding sequence ATGCCTTCACAGACATTGAAAACCTGGCCCCATGGCGCCCAGTTGCTGGACGCGCACCACACGCGCTTCACGCTCTGGGCACCGGACGCGCATTCGGTCAGCGTTGAACTGAAGGATGGCCGCTCGCTGCAGATGCTGCCCCGCCCTGAAGGCTGGTTTTTACTGGATGCCCCCTGCCCGAAGGGCACTCGTTATCGCTACTGCATCAATGGCGAGTTTGAGGTGCCGGACCCGGCGTCTCGCGCACAGGACGGCGGGCTCGACGGTTACAGCGTGGTCGTCGACCCCGACGATTACCCATGGCAAAACAATCAATGGCAAGGCCGGCCCTGGCATGAGGCGGTGATCTATGAGCTGCATGTCGGGGTGCTGGGCGGCTATGGCGAAGTGGCTAAACAATTGCCGCGTCTGGCGCAAATGGGCATCACCGCCATAGAACTGATGCCGCTGGCGCAATTCAGCGGCGAACGCAATTGGGGGTATGACGGCGCCCTGCTTTACGCGCCCCATGACACCTACGGCTCACCTGCAGAACTCAAGCAGTTGATTGACCAGGCCCACGGCCTGGGCCTGATGGTGATTGTGGACGTGGTCTACAACCATTTCGGGCCACAAGGCAATTACTTGCCCACCTATGCCAACCCGTTTTTCAACGAACAGACCCATACGCCCTGGGGTGCAGGGATCAACTACGAACGCCGTGAGGTACGTGAGTTCTTCATTGGCAACGCACTGATGTGGTTGCTTGAGTATCGCTTCGACGGGCTGCGCCTGGATGCGGTGCATGCAATCAATCACCCGGGTTTTATGCATGAACTGGCACACCAGGTGCGCCAGCATGTAGAGCCGGCACGCCAGGTCTGGTTGACCCTGGAGAATGAGGCCAATCAGGCGTTCCTGCTGGAAAACGACTACAACGCGCAATGGAATGATGACGGCCACAACGTTCTGCATGTACTGCTGACGGCAGAGACGGACGCCTATTACGCCGAGTTTGTCGAAGACACCACCCAAAAGCTGGCCCGCTGCTTGAGTGAGGGATTTATCTTTCAAGGCCAGAACGACCGCCACGGAAACGCACGGGGTGAACCCAGCAGCCATTTGCCTCCCACTGCCTTCGTCCTGTTTTTGCAAAATCACGATCAGGTCGGCAATCGCGCCCTTGGCGATCGCCTGCATGAACTTTGCCCGCCCCAGGCCTTGCGCGCCGCGACTGCCCTGCTGCTGCTATCACCGATGATTCCGTTGCTGTTCATGGGCGAAGAAAGTGCAGCGCCCGAGCCCTTTCTGTTTTTCACCGACTACACCGGCGAACTGGCGCAGGCCGTCACTGAGGGCCGGCGCAAGGAGTTCGCCGATTTCAGCAGCTTCAACTCGCAAAACCCGGGGCCGGGAATTCCCGACCCCAATGTCCGGTCTACCTTTGAGCACGCCCGTCCCTCACTGGCCAGGGCCGATGACGGGCAGCGAAACAACATGCTCGCGCTCTATCAACAATTACTGCGCATACGCCACCAATCGATCATTCCACGCCTGGCCGATGCCCAGTCACTGGGGGCCCATACACTGGCAGCGGGTGCCGTGGCCGCCCGCTGGCTCATGGGCGATAACAGCGTGCTGCACATTGCCCTGAATTTGAGCCCCCGCCCGGTGAGCCATACGGCTGCGCCAGACACCGAACTCCTGTTTCAAAGCCAGCCCGACGTGGCCACGCAACTGCGCGACCGGCATCTGCTGGCGCCTTATAGCGCGCTGGTCAGTCTGGTTCGTGCCCCCCATCAATCGTCCCCCGCCGGAGAGCGCCCATGA
- the glgA gene encoding glycogen synthase GlgA: protein MISAAAPQQDDRLAPQASNLVSLPDSGPAGKAVLPAGNANPNKKKVLFVTSELADLVKTGGLGDVSAALPRAMRHLHDVRVLIPGYRQVLNSDNPIHVIGELSGHAALPACKIGRMDLKDGLVIYVLICPELYEREGSPYGANNGRDWPDNHIRFARLGLAAADIAANLAQIHWQPDLVHAHDWPAGLTPAYMHWRGQSTPTLFTIHNLAYQGVFSRACCPELAIPDHALQQDGMEFYGKLSFLKAGMAYSSHITTVSATYAAEITTPAFGCGLDGFLASKTQQGLLSGIPNGIDESWEASTDPHLIAPFSMGDWKGKALNADHVRNLFGLKPSKGPLFAVVSRLVYQKGLDLTEAVAAFIVASGGQICIIGRGEPEAEQAMRELAQRFPGHVSVRIGFNETDARRMFAGSDFLLMPSRYEPCGLSQMYSQRFGSLPVARNTGGLADTIEDGVTGFLFDESTVESYEQALRRAFKVFAYPGLLNAMRCRAMAAPFNWCKAVEPYAELYEQLVSTSQSNAGKS, encoded by the coding sequence ATGATCAGTGCTGCTGCGCCTCAACAAGATGATCGGCTTGCCCCCCAGGCCTCCAATCTGGTTTCACTGCCAGATTCAGGTCCTGCGGGAAAGGCAGTACTGCCGGCAGGGAATGCCAACCCCAACAAAAAGAAAGTTCTGTTTGTTACATCGGAACTGGCAGATCTGGTTAAAACCGGCGGTCTGGGGGATGTATCCGCTGCACTGCCACGGGCCATGCGCCACCTGCATGACGTACGGGTATTGATTCCGGGCTATCGCCAGGTGCTCAACAGTGACAATCCGATTCATGTCATCGGTGAACTCAGCGGGCATGCAGCCTTGCCCGCCTGCAAAATCGGACGCATGGACTTGAAAGACGGGCTGGTCATCTATGTGCTGATCTGCCCCGAACTGTATGAGCGCGAAGGGAGCCCGTATGGCGCCAATAATGGTCGTGACTGGCCGGACAACCATATCCGCTTTGCCCGTCTGGGCCTGGCAGCGGCCGATATTGCAGCCAACCTGGCGCAAATCCACTGGCAGCCCGACCTGGTACACGCTCACGACTGGCCAGCCGGGCTGACGCCGGCCTATATGCATTGGCGCGGCCAGAGCACCCCCACATTGTTCACCATCCATAACCTGGCTTATCAGGGGGTGTTCAGCCGGGCCTGCTGCCCCGAGCTGGCGATTCCGGACCATGCCCTGCAACAGGACGGCATGGAGTTCTATGGAAAATTGTCGTTCCTCAAGGCCGGCATGGCGTATTCGAGCCATATCACCACCGTCAGTGCCACCTATGCCGCAGAAATCACCACCCCGGCCTTTGGTTGCGGGCTGGACGGATTCCTCGCCAGCAAAACCCAGCAAGGCCTGCTCAGCGGTATCCCCAACGGCATTGATGAAAGCTGGGAAGCGTCTACCGATCCGCACCTGATCGCCCCGTTCAGCATGGGCGACTGGAAAGGCAAGGCCCTGAACGCAGATCACGTGCGCAACCTGTTTGGCCTCAAACCGTCCAAAGGCCCCTTGTTCGCCGTGGTGTCGCGCCTGGTGTACCAAAAAGGGCTGGACCTGACTGAAGCCGTGGCGGCGTTTATCGTCGCTTCGGGCGGGCAGATTTGCATCATCGGGCGTGGCGAGCCTGAAGCAGAACAGGCCATGCGTGAACTGGCCCAGCGCTTTCCGGGACATGTCAGCGTGCGCATCGGCTTTAACGAAACCGATGCCCGGCGCATGTTCGCCGGCAGCGACTTCTTATTGATGCCTTCTCGCTACGAGCCCTGCGGCTTGAGCCAGATGTACTCGCAACGCTTCGGCTCTCTGCCCGTGGCACGCAACACCGGCGGCCTGGCCGACACCATAGAAGACGGGGTCACCGGCTTCCTGTTTGATGAATCCACCGTAGAAAGCTATGAACAGGCCCTGCGCCGTGCGTTCAAGGTCTTTGCTTACCCCGGACTGCTTAACGCCATGCGCTGCCGCGCCATGGCCGCACCGTTCAACTGGTGCAAGGCAGTGGAACCCTATGCCGAGCTGTACGAACAATTGGTGAGCACGTCTCAGAGCAACGCCGGAAAATCTTGA
- a CDS encoding DUF411 domain-containing protein, producing the protein MKTPLRLVALSALLLTSMAQAAEQLTIDVHRDANCGCCKTWISHLQANGFKVNDHVEADMSSFKQQAGVEPRLASCHTGMINGKFVEGHVPADQVVALTKRNDLKGIAVPGMPVGSPGMEMGDRKDAYQVIGLRNDGRDEVVAQYPGN; encoded by the coding sequence ATGAAAACCCCATTACGTCTTGTCGCCCTTTCGGCCCTGTTGCTGACCTCCATGGCACAGGCTGCCGAGCAACTGACTATCGATGTTCACCGCGATGCCAATTGTGGCTGCTGCAAAACCTGGATCTCCCACCTGCAAGCCAATGGCTTCAAGGTCAATGACCATGTAGAAGCGGACATGAGCAGTTTTAAACAGCAGGCAGGCGTTGAACCGCGACTGGCCTCATGCCACACCGGCATGATCAACGGCAAGTTCGTGGAAGGTCATGTGCCGGCCGATCAGGTGGTGGCCTTGACCAAACGTAATGACCTCAAGGGCATTGCCGTTCCGGGCATGCCGGTGGGTTCCCCGGGTATGGAAATGGGCGATCGCAAGGATGCCTATCAGGTGATAGGCCTGCGTAACGACGGCCGCGATGAGGTGGTTGCGCAATATCCGGGAAATTGA
- a CDS encoding AraC family transcriptional regulator yields MALAAPPDLSDPAVPVQPLARTYPRGLYIDPHEHEWGQLLYAMSGVMWVDTPQEALAVPPQRAVWLPPGVPHGIRVVSDLQMRNIYLPPALARTLDSTVQVIEVGRLLRELIINLVEQADGQSPYTEAVLKLTLLELQRAGRTLLRVPLPDTADRRLLHLCQSVMASPTLDISFEQHAQHAGASVRTLARLFQIELGTGFAQWRRQVQLATAAAELIQGTGVNQIAHSLGYSPSSFSDMFRRELGMSPSLYACRQGGGIKV; encoded by the coding sequence ATGGCGCTTGCAGCCCCGCCTGATTTGTCTGATCCCGCCGTGCCGGTACAGCCGTTGGCACGTACGTATCCGCGCGGTTTATACATTGATCCCCACGAGCATGAGTGGGGCCAATTGTTATATGCCATGTCTGGGGTGATGTGGGTCGATACCCCGCAGGAGGCACTGGCGGTTCCGCCGCAACGGGCGGTGTGGCTTCCACCGGGGGTGCCCCACGGGATTCGTGTGGTCTCGGACTTGCAGATGCGCAATATCTACTTGCCCCCGGCACTGGCCAGAACCCTGGACAGCACCGTGCAGGTCATCGAAGTCGGCCGGTTACTGCGCGAGCTGATTATTAATCTGGTGGAGCAAGCCGACGGGCAATCGCCTTACACCGAGGCAGTGCTCAAGCTGACCTTGCTCGAGTTGCAACGGGCGGGCCGTACCCTGCTCAGGGTGCCGCTGCCCGACACGGCTGATCGGCGTCTGTTGCACCTTTGCCAGTCGGTAATGGCCAGCCCGACCCTGGACATCTCCTTTGAACAGCATGCACAGCACGCCGGGGCCAGTGTTCGCACCCTGGCGCGGCTGTTTCAGATCGAGCTGGGCACAGGCTTTGCGCAATGGCGGCGTCAGGTGCAATTGGCCACCGCTGCTGCCGAGCTGATTCAGGGCACTGGCGTCAATCAAATCGCACACTCGTTGGGGTATTCGCCCAGCAGCTTTAGTGACATGTTCCGACGCGAGTTGGGTATGAGTCCTTCTTTATATGCCTGTCGCCAAGGGGGCGGGATCAAGGTTTGA
- a CDS encoding quinone oxidoreductase family protein, with the protein MHALQFSTTGDLAALSLVELPAPVAAADEVLVQVKAAGLNPSDVKNVLGRFPYTTLPRIPGRDFAGVIVDGPAALVGQEVWGTGKELGFYRDGSHAGFLVLPVEGVALKPRSLSFVQAASLGVPYTTAWDALQRSGVGTDTCLLVIGANGAVGRAAIALAKVLGARVLAAVRGPEQAQTLREQGIEVIVLGKPEDLAAQVNSVFSGGAEVIFDTTGHWLPATVGALRVFGRVAFIAAPLDGHVHLPALALYRKGGTLIGVNSLLYSCGECARMLDQFGQYFDQGLLPVPHPLQEARLADGLGSYAEVNAGTCAKVVLIP; encoded by the coding sequence ATGCACGCACTGCAATTTTCCACAACCGGTGACCTGGCCGCACTGAGCCTGGTTGAACTGCCCGCACCTGTAGCCGCTGCAGACGAGGTGCTGGTGCAGGTCAAGGCCGCTGGCCTGAACCCCAGCGATGTGAAGAATGTGCTGGGGCGTTTCCCCTACACCACTTTGCCGCGTATTCCGGGGCGAGACTTTGCCGGGGTCATTGTCGATGGCCCGGCAGCACTGGTAGGGCAAGAGGTGTGGGGCACCGGCAAGGAGCTGGGGTTCTATCGTGATGGTTCCCATGCCGGTTTTCTGGTCTTGCCGGTTGAAGGCGTAGCGCTTAAGCCCCGGTCCTTGAGCTTTGTTCAGGCCGCCAGCCTGGGCGTGCCCTACACCACGGCCTGGGATGCATTGCAACGCAGCGGTGTAGGCACTGACACCTGCTTGTTGGTGATTGGTGCCAACGGAGCTGTAGGCCGCGCGGCCATTGCGTTAGCGAAAGTACTTGGCGCCAGGGTGCTGGCGGCGGTACGTGGCCCGGAGCAGGCCCAGACATTGCGTGAGCAAGGCATCGAAGTGATTGTCCTGGGCAAGCCTGAAGACCTGGCTGCTCAGGTCAATTCAGTGTTTAGCGGTGGGGCTGAAGTCATCTTCGATACCACCGGTCACTGGCTGCCGGCGACCGTCGGGGCGCTGCGGGTTTTTGGCCGGGTCGCCTTCATTGCCGCGCCACTGGACGGCCACGTGCACTTGCCAGCATTGGCGCTATACCGCAAGGGCGGAACCTTGATCGGAGTCAACTCGCTGCTCTACAGCTGTGGCGAATGCGCCCGGATGCTTGATCAATTTGGCCAGTATTTCGACCAGGGCCTGCTGCCCGTACCCCACCCGCTGCAAGAAGCGCGATTGGCCGACGGGCTGGGCAGCTATGCGGAGGTCAATGCAGGAACCTGCGCCAAAGTGGTTCTGATCCCTTAG
- a CDS encoding HD domain-containing protein, with protein sequence MNKQPFFPFQALADTLLPFLPEDNGDGSHDLSHIHRVWTNAQVIQAKEGGDPEILLAATLLHDCVPVEKNSPLRAQASTLSADRAARILNGLSWPDSRVNAVAHAVQTHSFSAALIPTTLEAKILQDSDRLDAIGLIGVARCFYVSGRMGSALYDYTNPLATGREYQDKRFTIEHFHTKLLRLASGFQTPEGARLAAIRHQRLESFLHEFMDEITGQPINEPS encoded by the coding sequence GTGAACAAACAGCCATTTTTCCCCTTTCAGGCGCTGGCCGACACCTTGCTTCCCTTCCTGCCGGAAGACAACGGGGACGGCTCCCACGACCTGTCGCACATCCACCGCGTGTGGACCAATGCACAAGTAATCCAGGCCAAAGAAGGCGGGGATCCGGAAATCCTGCTGGCTGCCACCCTCCTGCATGACTGTGTGCCCGTCGAAAAGAACTCACCTTTACGGGCTCAGGCGTCCACCCTGTCGGCTGACAGGGCAGCGAGGATCCTGAACGGCCTGTCGTGGCCGGATTCGAGAGTGAACGCCGTGGCCCATGCCGTGCAGACCCACAGCTTTTCCGCGGCCCTGATACCCACGACCCTGGAAGCAAAAATCCTGCAGGACAGCGACCGCCTGGATGCCATCGGCCTGATCGGCGTAGCCCGTTGCTTTTACGTCTCGGGAAGAATGGGGTCGGCGCTGTATGACTACACCAACCCGCTGGCGACCGGGCGTGAGTATCAAGACAAGCGTTTCACCATCGAACACTTTCATACCAAGCTGCTCAGGCTGGCCTCAGGCTTTCAAACCCCGGAAGGCGCCCGCCTGGCTGCAATCAGACATCAACGCCTGGAAAGCTTCCTGCATGAATTCATGGATGAAATAACCGGCCAGCCAATAAACGAACCCTCCTAA
- a CDS encoding DUF4946 domain-containing protein — MTVSHRYTALIGLLAALSLPMANAESLTIIWPGDWEVQAVPPAPDDNGQRQRAVKNDPHGDPLMVMELTQTTLTPDHKVNMEAVLLQMRKTLQKNFAGAGYQSACNKIHSSTLGGLDALETTCKITQNGNHVITQTLVAATHDSNAYALSYAGPADGYKVNEAEVLGIRASLRLTP; from the coding sequence ATGACTGTTTCGCACCGTTACACCGCATTGATCGGACTGCTGGCCGCCCTCTCCCTACCGATGGCGAATGCCGAAAGCCTGACGATCATCTGGCCCGGCGACTGGGAGGTTCAGGCCGTGCCGCCTGCACCCGATGACAATGGCCAGCGCCAGCGGGCGGTAAAAAATGACCCCCACGGTGATCCGTTAATGGTGATGGAACTGACCCAGACCACATTGACGCCTGACCACAAGGTCAACATGGAGGCGGTGCTGCTGCAGATGCGCAAGACGTTGCAAAAGAATTTCGCCGGTGCCGGCTATCAGAGCGCCTGTAACAAAATTCACAGCAGCACCCTGGGCGGCCTGGATGCATTGGAAACCACCTGCAAAATCACCCAGAACGGCAACCACGTGATCACCCAGACGCTGGTGGCCGCCACCCATGACAGCAATGCCTACGCCCTTTCCTACGCCGGCCCGGCCGATGGCTACAAAGTCAACGAAGCTGAAGTATTGGGGATACGGGCCAGCCTGCGGCTGACGCCATAA
- a CDS encoding serine/threonine transporter encodes MNDQANSVDERFDAAPATLSRWSRHDTTWMLGLFGTAIGAGTLFLPINAGLGGFWPLLILALLAFPMTFYAHRGLTRFVLSGREGSDITDVVEEHFGLRAGALITLLYFCAIFPILLIYSVALTNTVGSFMLNQLHITPPPRAILSLVLILGLLAVVRCGEQAIVKAMSMMVYPFIVALLFLAVFLIPHWNGGILSTASTLPAPSALLHTLWLAIPVMVFSFNHSPIISAFAVDQKRRYGANADERSSQILSRAHLLMVAMVLFFVFSCVLTLSPEQLAEAKAQNLSILSYLANHFSNPTIAFAAPLIAFVAIAKSFLGHYIGASEGLKGLVLKTGKRPAEKTLDRMTGAFMLVVCWAVATLNPSILGMIETLGGPVIAAILFLMPMYAIRRVPAMRQYSGKISNVFVTAVGLVAISSLVYSLIP; translated from the coding sequence ATGAATGACCAGGCTAACAGCGTCGATGAACGCTTTGACGCGGCACCTGCGACCCTCAGTCGCTGGAGTCGTCATGACACTACCTGGATGCTGGGCCTGTTTGGCACGGCCATTGGCGCAGGTACTTTGTTTTTGCCCATCAATGCAGGGCTTGGCGGCTTTTGGCCGTTATTGATTCTGGCACTGCTGGCATTTCCGATGACGTTTTATGCTCACCGTGGGTTGACCCGTTTCGTACTCTCCGGACGCGAAGGTTCAGACATCACTGATGTGGTTGAAGAGCATTTCGGTCTACGGGCCGGTGCGCTGATCACGTTGCTGTATTTCTGTGCGATTTTTCCGATTCTGCTGATTTACAGCGTTGCCCTGACCAACACGGTCGGCAGCTTTATGCTCAATCAACTGCATATCACGCCGCCACCCCGGGCTATTTTGTCGCTGGTATTGATTCTCGGCCTGTTGGCCGTGGTGCGTTGCGGCGAACAGGCGATCGTCAAGGCCATGAGCATGATGGTCTATCCGTTCATTGTCGCGCTGTTGTTTTTGGCGGTGTTTCTGATTCCACACTGGAACGGCGGGATTCTGAGCACGGCGAGCACCCTGCCGGCGCCGTCAGCGTTGCTGCACACCTTGTGGCTGGCGATCCCGGTGATGGTGTTTTCATTCAACCACTCGCCGATCATTTCGGCCTTCGCCGTTGATCAGAAGCGCCGTTACGGCGCCAACGCTGATGAGCGCAGCTCGCAGATCCTATCCCGCGCCCACCTGTTGATGGTGGCCATGGTGCTGTTCTTCGTCTTCAGCTGCGTGCTCACGCTGTCACCTGAACAGCTGGCTGAAGCCAAGGCGCAGAACCTGTCGATCCTGTCCTACCTGGCCAATCATTTCAGCAACCCGACCATTGCCTTTGCCGCACCGTTGATAGCATTTGTGGCGATTGCCAAGTCGTTCCTGGGCCACTACATCGGCGCCAGTGAAGGCCTTAAAGGTCTGGTGTTGAAAACCGGCAAGCGCCCGGCAGAGAAAACCCTGGACCGCATGACTGGCGCATTCATGCTGGTGGTGTGCTGGGCAGTTGCCACGCTTAACCCGAGCATCCTGGGCATGATCGAAACCCTGGGCGGCCCGGTGATCGCGGCCATCCTGTTCCTGATGCCGATGTATGCCATTCGCCGCGTTCCGGCCATGCGCCAGTACTCGGGCAAGATCTCCAACGTGTTTGTCACTGCAGTTGGCCTGGTGGCTATTTCGTCGCTGGTGTATTCGCTGATTCCTTGA
- a CDS encoding sigma-70 family RNA polymerase sigma factor, which produces MSPSPSNPSLLYSDVHALYSDHHVWLVSWLRRRLRDTDNAADMAHDTFLYVLGKPEQVAHLREPRAWLSSIAKGLLIDRFRRQQVERAYLDAIANLPEQDVPSPQERLILLQTLTRIDALLDGLRPRVRTAFLLSRLEGLGYQAIAGRLGVSVSSVEKYMATAIRHCFLARNSL; this is translated from the coding sequence GTGTCGCCATCCCCGTCGAACCCGTCGCTGTTGTATTCAGACGTTCACGCCCTCTATAGCGACCATCACGTCTGGCTGGTGAGCTGGTTGCGCCGGCGCCTGCGCGATACAGACAATGCTGCGGACATGGCGCACGACACCTTTCTTTATGTACTGGGCAAACCGGAGCAGGTTGCGCATTTGCGTGAGCCCCGCGCCTGGTTGAGCAGCATCGCCAAAGGCTTGCTGATTGACCGCTTTCGTCGCCAGCAAGTCGAGCGCGCCTATCTGGACGCCATCGCCAATTTGCCGGAGCAGGATGTGCCTTCGCCCCAGGAGCGCCTGATCCTTCTGCAAACCCTGACCCGCATTGATGCTTTGCTCGACGGCCTGAGGCCCAGGGTGCGGACTGCCTTCTTGCTGTCGCGCCTGGAAGGCCTTGGCTATCAAGCAATAGCCGGGCGCCTGGGGGTCAGCGTGAGTTCAGTGGAGAAGTACATGGCCACGGCTATCCGCCACTGTTTTCTGGCGCGTAACAGTCTTTGA
- a CDS encoding FecR domain-containing protein: MSRRETGGPVQVTFTPQVLDQAIEWLVKTGSGEASPRVYTKCEQWRAADASHEAAWQALQVAESTFRQASTLPGGVALETLAGSDRLRSRRQTLKVLGLGLLGAGAGGLLVQQPWRTFGADYTTGVGERRLFNLADGTRLQLNTDSAADVLFSEQQRLVVLRAGEIFIRTGGDSDFAPGRRPFWVQTREAQLQAIGTAFDVRQESAGTRLMVEEGVVAVHRPHSGPPLLVQAGSEYLIDARSAQLQVSPGLYASGWARGALVARQMSLQDLAGELSRYRHGWLNCDPAVAQLRVSGVFQLEHIDLALDSLSQSLAVRIERRTRFWTRIVAA, translated from the coding sequence TTGAGCCGCAGGGAAACCGGTGGCCCGGTACAGGTGACGTTCACCCCGCAGGTGCTCGATCAGGCGATCGAGTGGTTGGTCAAAACCGGGTCCGGAGAGGCGTCACCCCGGGTGTATACGAAGTGTGAGCAGTGGCGTGCTGCAGACGCCAGCCATGAGGCCGCCTGGCAAGCGCTGCAAGTCGCCGAATCGACCTTTCGCCAGGCCTCGACGCTGCCCGGCGGCGTGGCCCTCGAAACCCTGGCCGGGAGCGACCGGCTGCGCTCGCGCCGCCAGACCCTCAAAGTGCTTGGTTTAGGCCTGCTGGGGGCCGGGGCGGGCGGGTTACTGGTGCAACAACCCTGGCGCACCTTTGGCGCCGATTACACGACCGGCGTGGGTGAGCGAAGGCTGTTCAACCTGGCTGACGGTACGCGTTTGCAGCTCAATACCGACAGTGCTGCTGATGTGCTGTTCAGTGAGCAACAGCGGCTGGTGGTGTTGCGTGCTGGCGAGATCTTTATCCGCACGGGGGGCGATTCTGACTTTGCCCCGGGCCGTCGACCGTTTTGGGTGCAGACCCGTGAGGCGCAATTACAGGCCATCGGCACGGCTTTCGATGTGCGTCAGGAGTCAGCAGGCACGCGTCTGATGGTCGAAGAGGGAGTCGTGGCAGTGCATCGGCCCCATTCCGGGCCGCCGCTGTTGGTGCAGGCGGGCAGCGAGTACCTGATCGATGCGCGCTCGGCACAGTTACAGGTCTCGCCCGGGTTGTATGCCAGTGGCTGGGCGCGAGGAGCACTGGTGGCCAGGCAAATGTCCTTGCAAGACCTGGCGGGCGAACTGTCACGCTATCGCCATGGCTGGCTGAACTGCGATCCGGCTGTGGCGCAGCTGCGGGTCTCGGGCGTGTTCCAGCTCGAACACATTGATCTGGCGCTGGATAGCCTGAGCCAGTCGCTGGCGGTACGCATTGAACGCAGAACGCGTTTCTGGACGCGGATCGTGGCGGCCTGA